The following is a genomic window from Ancylothrix sp. D3o.
TGAATGGCAGACCCAGGGAAAAAAGAAACAACCGTTTTATTTTAAGCTTAAAAATGGGGAAATTTTTGGATTTGCCGGCTTGTGGGAACACTGGGAAAAAGACGGCAATGTTGTAGAGTCTTGTACAATTATTACCACAAATGCTAATGACTTGATGCAGCCTATCCATGATCGAATGCCGGTGATTTTGCACCCAAAAGATTATGATTTGTGGTTAGATCCAGACCAAGAAAAAGTGGACGTTTTACAGGGTTTGTTGCAGCCGTATTCTCAGGAAGAAATGACGGCTTATCCGGTAAGTACAATCGTTAATAAGCCCGCTAATGATAGCCCGGAATGTGTGGAGCCGGTGGCCGTATGATGGGGGTTGGAGGCAATTAAACCGGTTCTCTCTTGCCAGATATGTGTAATTCTGTTAAGAAAATGCGGTGAAAAATAAAAACGTGCCGACAAAAAGCAGTATATTTTTCACAGAAGAGTACCAAGAAATTTAGTGCCAAACATTATCGCAATCATCAACGGCAAGGGAGGCGTCGGCAAAACTACGACAGCCATCAATTTAGCGGCCACCTTGTCAGAAAAAAAACGAGTCCTGCTTGTCGATGCAGATCCCCAAGGGTCTGCCGGTTGGTGGGTAGAACGCAGCCAAAATGATATAGGATTTGATATATCTCAAGAAACAAATCCTAAACTTTTAGGACGTTTGAGAAACGTAGAAGGCTACGAATTAGTAGTCGTAGACACGCCGCCAGCCTTGCGGTCTCAAGCCCTAGCCGCCGTCGTAGGTTCCGCAGATTATATCGTTTTGCCAACCCCACCGGCACCAATGGACTTAGCCGCCCTCATTGAGACAGTAAAACAAGCGATAATGCCGGTGGGAACCGCCTATCGAGTATTGCTAACCAAAGTAGACTCTCGCAGTTTAGGAGAAGCATTAGAAGCACAAAACACCCTTTTAGAATTAGGAATTCCCGCTTGCCATGCTTTTGTTCGCACTTATAAAGCACACGAACGAGCAGCACTTGATGGCTTACCCATCACAAAATGGCGGGGAAAAAATGCCAGAGAAGCCGAAGCAGACTACCGCCGAGTTGCAGATGAATTACAGCGTGATTGGAGGAAAAAATAATGGCAACTAAAAAAAGTTTAGGCGATTTATTGCGTGAAGAAGTCCAAAAAAGCTCTGACGCAGACGAAAAACCGGCAGAAGCCGTAAACGTCGAAATATTAGACACAGCAACTCCAGAAAAACTGCCGACAACAGCCAAGAATTCTGAAGTCAATAATTCTGAACTTGAAACAACTATTGCTCAACTTCAAGATTCACTGGAAGACCAAGTAAAAAAAGAAGACTCCTTGCAAAAACAAATTAAAACCTTAAAATCTGACTTAAAAAAAGCCAGTGAACAAGCCGAGGAAAAACAAAGTTATTTACAAGACCAAATCAACGCCATAAAGTTAACACTTGAAACAAAAAACTCAGAACTTCAAAAACTCCACAAACAACTAGAAAAAGCCAACTCCCTAAAAACTGAATTAGAAAAAGTCAAAGAAGAAGCGAGACAACTTGCTGAATCAAATAACGCCTTGGAAGAAAAGCTAAAAACCCTGACACCGGCCAAAAAACCAACCTCAGTGGCCAAAAAACAAACCTCAGCCATAAGCACAAGCAGCCCGAAAGGCCGGTTTTTAAATTTCCCCGATCAAAGACAGGACGATCCCGCAGACTTTGCCTCAAATACCTGGTTACTTGATTAAAAAACAGCCCATAAAAAAAACAGAGGAAACAGATAATCTCTGTCTCCTCTATTTTTTACTCTGTATGCTGTGGCTGAAAAAAACCTGTCTACAGACATTAACCCGTCACAGCTTGTTGTTGCAAAAAGCCAACAATCCCCGCTTTTTCAATTAACCCAACCACAACGCCATTATCTGTAATCACCGGCAACTCAGTGATTTGATTTTTTTCAAACAACATCACTACATCTAATAACGACTGTTCTGGTTTAATTGCCATTTCAAAATTCACCGGCTGCATTAAATCTCCCACCAAAACTTGAGGCCATTCATTTGTAGGAATTGCTCGCATTGCATCAACTGCAATTTCACCTGACAACCGGCCTAATTCATCGACTATTAAAAACTTTCGCCATTCCCGTTTGCCAATAATATACTCATTCGCAAACTCTCTGAGGGAAATATTAGCAGGAACGATAGGGCTATTGGGTGTAACTGCTTGTTCAGCTTTAAATGCAGCTAATTTATTTTGTACCCGTGCCCCTTGAGCAGCACCACCGGCATTTTGCAGCAAAAATAAACCGATTAAAGCATACCAAAATCTGCCTGAAAATAACCCGCCAATAATCGCTAACCATCCAAAAATTTGCCCAACTTTTCCAGCAAACTCTACGCCTTTATAGGGGCTGCCGGTGATTTTCCAGACAATTGCTTTGAGGATGTTACCACCATCCAAAGGTAAGCCCGGAATTAAGTTAAATAAAGCTAAGGCTAAGTTAATCGCCGCTAATAACCCCGTGATTGCAGCGCCTACCGCAGAGGTGCTGGTGGCGAAATTAAGCGCCGTAAACACCGCACATAATAAAAAGCTGACAAGGGGGCCGGCAATCGCTACCCAAAATGCCTCGCCCGGAGTTTTTGACTCTCTATCTAAACTCGCAACTCCGCCAAATAAAAATAAAGTAATTGATTTAACGTCTATACCTTGGCGGAGGGCTACAAAACTATGCCCTAATTCGTGGGCCAATACTGAGGCAAATAGCAAGAGGGCGACTATAAATCCTAATCCTAATGGCATCAGGCCGGTCAGTTCTGTAAATTTTCCTAACTCGCTGCTGTAGGTGAGGGTAAATAAACCCAACACTATAAACCACGAGAAATGTACATAAAATGGTATCCCGAATAAATTACCCACCCGAAAAGAGCCTTGCATTATCCTACCTCTATTTTAATTTTTAAAAGGTTTTTGCCCCTGTGTTCTTATCGTAACGAAATGTAAATTTATTTTACGTTTTGACCCATGCGTGTTAGCCGTCGGTTTAGGTTCGGTTTTGCGATCTATGATGATTTTAAATAATAACATTTGGTTTGACAACTATGCCAAAAAGTTTTTTACTTAGCCGGCTTTTGCTTCGTTTTCCCCCTCAGTACAGCGCCTTGGTACAAGATTTATCAGCGGTTGCTTTTACGCCCGATGGCAGTTTGTGGGTTGGTTCCGATGAAACAACTCATTTAGAACGACTTTCACCGGCCCAACCTTATATTTTTGACAACCATCATTCGTTTAATTTGAAGGATTTTCTTACCCTAGAAACTGCCGACGAAGAAATTGATATTGAGGGATTATGTTATGAAGGGGGATATCTTTGGCTTTGCGGTTCCCACAGCCCTAAACGCAAAAAAGCCAAGGGCAAAAGCACCCAGGATGATATGGAAAGATTGGCAACTATTAAAACAGAAAAAAATCGTTACTTTTTGGCGCGTGTTCCTTCCCGAAATGGGGAGTTATTCAAGTCGTTTTCCGATCAAAACTTAGTTTTAACGGCTGCTAGTTTGAAAACCACAGAAAACGGCAACTTATTAACCGATGCTTTGCTAGATGATCCTCATTTAGGCTTATCTATAAAAGCCGGTATCCCCAGCAAAGAAAATGGCTTTGATGTCGAAGGATTGGCCGTTTGTGGCGATAAGATTTTTTTAGGGCTGCGGGGGCCGGTTTTGCGGGGTTGGGCCGTGATTTTAGAGTTAGAAGTAAAAGAATTGGAACCGGGAATTTTAGGTTTAAAAAACATCGGTGACAAGGGAGAATTTTACCGAAAACATTTCCTTGATTTGAATGGTTTGGGAGTGCGAGAATTGTGCATTGATGGGGAAGATTTAATCATTCTGGCCGGCCCGACAATGACCGTTGATGGAGACTTAAGGGTATTTCGTTGGCAGCAAGTTTTAAATCGCGGCAAACATACCTTAACCAGCCAAAAAAGCGGAGAATTAGAAGTATTATTTGATTTACCCTTCACAATAGGCGGAGATCGTGCCGAAGGTTTATCATTGATGTCTTGTTTGGGGGAAGAAAAAGCGCTTTTGGTTGTTTATGATTCGCCTTCTCAAGATAGAATGGTCGGAGAAAGTGGAGTATTTGCAGATGTATTTAGGCTGAGTAAAAACAGCAAAGATGAGGCGATATTCCCTAGCTAAAAAAAACCGAGGGAAATCAGCTTAAATGAAAATCTTATAATTTTTCCTGATCCCCTCACCGGCCCAAATTATGAAACGCAGCATCGAAGTCTCTCAAAACCTTGCCGACTTATTAGAAAAATATCTCCAAGACAGAAGCCAAGAATAAATCTTTTTCTTGCGGTAACAAGTTATGATTGGGTCTTTTTTTCGGCTTAAAACTATCAATTTTCAAGGTTTTTAAAAACCCGAAATCCCAATTAAAACATTACCAAAATATCATTCTTTCTAAATCTAACTTGGATGCCACATCAATCAAATTTTCCTTATTCGTAACATCTGCCAAAAAAGGTAAACATCCCAAAACCGGCACCCCCGTAAATTGTTCAATCATATAAGCCGGTGTCCACTGATCAATTTCCTCCTGCGTGCGAGGTTCGCTACAATTCAACACAATTCCCCGCAACCGCATCCCCGTTTGTCTCGCCAAAGCCACACTCGTCACCGCCTGAGAAATAGCCCCCAAACGCACCGGCACCACCAACAACGCCTCTAGCCCCCAATCCCGCCCGATATCCGCCACCGTCAACTCATGCGTCACCGGCGAACCCAACCCCCCTAGCGCCTCAACCAGCAGCAAATCACAACGTTTTTGCAACCCCACCAAAACCGGCCATACTTTCTCCAACTCCACCCGGCGGTTTTCCAAATCAGCGGCCAGCGGTGGAGCAAGCGGAGCAGCAAAATATAAAGGATTTAATTCTTCAGCAGTTTGAGGTAATTCAAACAACTTTAAATAAAACTCCCTGTCACCCTCTCCCGACTGAAGCGGTTTCATAATTCCTAAGTTTTGATTAGGATGATACTTTTGCCAATAAGCCGCTAAGGCAGACGTTAAAATTGTTTTGCCTGCATTGGTATCGGTGCCGGTGATAAATAAGGTTTTGCTCATCTTTTTTAGCGTCATTACTTGACAAAAATTTCAAAATGTGATATCAGCTTGTTGGGTGAAAATTCCCAACATTTTATTATGGCTGAGTTTGGTTTAGCGTGGGTGTAGGGGAAGTAGGTTCGGGAATTAAATTAGGTTCGCGTTTAGGCGTAGGTTCAGGTGTAGGTTCAGGTGTAGGTTCCGGTGTGGGTTCCGGTGCCGGTGTGGGTGTCGGTTCAGGTGCCGGTGTCGGTGTCGGTTCAGGTGCCGGTGTGGGTGTCGGTTCAGGTGCCGGTGTGGGTGTCGGTTCAGGTGCCGGTGTAGGTGTAGGTGTCGGTTCGGGTGTCGGTGTCGGTGTCGGTTCGGGTGTAGGTTCAGGTGTGGGAATTGGTTCGGGAATTGGTTCGGGAATTGGTTCGGGAATTGGTGCGGGTTCAGGGTTAAAAGTCGGAATCGGTTCGGGAATAGGCAGAGGTGCCGGTGCAGACAGAGTAATTTCAAGTTGATAATTTGTATTCAGCCCACCGGGGAAAGGCTTTAAGTTAATCGTATAATCACCGCCAGCAATAACAACATTTTGCCAAACCGGCACCGCTTGCACACCAGAAACACTTTTACCATCGGGTGCCAAAATTGTAATTAAAACTCCATTTCCAGCAACCTTTAAAATATCTCCAGGTTGTGCAGAAACCAAATAACTCAGCGGTTCCTGATCCTTAAAACTGCCTTTAACGATTTGTGTTTTTCCCAATTGCAAATTTAAGCGTTTGGGAGTAACTGGTTTCGGGGAAGGTTTAAGCGTTGGTGGTGCTGTTGGCTGAGTCGTGGGTGGGGCAGAAGTTACAACCTTTGGCTTTTCTTCTTCCTCGTTTCCCACAGAACCCACCATACCCCAAACAGCCACACCAACAAAAATCATCGTCACGACACCAACCGCTGAAACTAACACCGGATTATCCCAGATAGAAGACTCTTCCTCGACATTTTGCGGCTGATAGTTGGGATAATTTTGAGCCGGCATTGGTTGGTTGCCAATAGCAACAGTTTTCACGGCAGTTGTTGATGGATTTTGCGGAACTGGTGCAGGAGTGGGTGCAACAGAAAGCGCATCTATCGCCGTAGAAACTTCTCGCGCACTTAAATAACGATCACCAGGCCGGTAGCTCAACATTTTATTTAAAATTGCTGCAAACCGGGGGTCTGTTTTTGCTGAATCTTGCCATTTCCAACTTAAAGAAACATCATCAAAAAGCTCTTGTGGTTCTTTGCCGGTCAGTAATACAATGGCAGTCACCGCCAACGCATATAAATCACTGCTAGGATAAGCGCGTCCGGTTTGAATTTGTTCGCTGGGAGAATAACCCATTTTACCAACCGTTGTAGCCGTGACTCCCGCATCAGGAGAAAGCACACGAGTGGCGATTTCTTTAACAACACCAAAATCAATTAAAACCGGCCATCCATCCCCATCTCGACAGATTATATTATCAGGAGAAATATCACGGTGAATAATACCCCGACTGTGGATATATTCGAGAACCGGCAATAATTGCTTGACTAATTGCACAACTTCTGATTCAGAAAAGTCGGTGGTGGTGATTTTACGTTCCGTTAATAAAGTGCGGTAACTTTTCCCAGCTACATAGTCTTGCAATAAAAACAAACGTCCGTTTTCTTCAAAAGTTGCCCGAAACTGGGGAATTTGGGGATGTTGTATTTGATAGAGTATTTGCGCTTCTCTCTGGAAGAGTTCTTGAGATTTTTGGATAGCGTAGGGGCTGGTTTGAGCAGAAATCAGTTCTTTGAGAGCACAGTGTTCATTGAAGCGGTTGGTATCTTCCACCAAGTAAGTACGACCAAACCCCCCCTGCCCCAATATACTGAGGAGACGGTAACGATTTTGAAGCAGAGTGCCGGTGGGAATAGGAGGTTGCATAATCGGAAGAGATTTTAACAAGACAGACAACTGATCTTACTTCAAATCGAAATCTAGTTATTCCGCCTTGTCGGTCAGTAGTCAGCCTCAATTATAGAGGTTGCCAGTGATCCTGGTACAGTTTGGCAGTTCTCAAAACGCGGTTTCTAATAGAAACTGGGTTTTTGTCGCCGCAAGTTCTAGGAAAACCGCGAGATAAAACTAAGCCGTTATTTGATTAAACCGGCCAAACCCCTAAGTAACAAAATTTTATTTCCGACGCCCCCATTTTAGGGTTAAAAGACTACCAAGCAAACCTAATCCCAGAATCGCGGAAGGTTCAGGCACTTTAGTATTAGAATAAACATCATCGTAAAGGTTAATTGCTACTAAATCCTCTACCGCAGTTAAATCATCCGAAATTGCTACAGCATTCAACATATTTGTTGAGGTTGAAGTTGAGGGGCTACTAGCTGTTGTAATACCGCTGCTAGGGAAGCCGGTGTTTACGACATTTTGAATCCAGTTATTAAGAGAAGATACTCTTGTTACTAATGAACGATCTCCGTAATCTGCCCACAAAGTATTTCTATTGGCGTTTTGAATAACAGAATTAACTCCAGCTAAAAGCCCATTAATAAAAAGTCCGCCGCCGCTATCTCCCGAAGCGATATTATATTCTAAATTTAGGGCAGCATTTGCGTTAAGGCGTGGGTCGGTAAAGTCTGACCACAAAACTTGATCAGACCAGCCAAGTTGTGAACCAAGGTTCATTATATTTTGACCGGCTCTTTTTGTACCAAAAGTGTTAGCAACTTGTCCGGTGGTGCCGGTGCCTCTAAAACCAAATCCTACATAGGTGCCGGTTTGTCCGTTTTCGTTTGTGGCTGTAGATAGAGTTGCAGCGCTGACATTGGTAACATTGCTTGTTAATTGCAAAATTGCCATATCGAAGCCGGCGGTGGGATTACGATTACTGGTTGTCCAGCCGCTATTTTTAACTCCGCTGCCAATATTGTAACGAGTACCGCCTAATGTAAAGGTTCCGCCTATGAGGTTTTGACCGGCTGAGTCTTCTAAGCAATGCGCCGCTGTTAATAAATAATTGGTTCCGATGAGGGTTCCTGAACAGTTCCAGCTACTCGTTGCGCCTCTTAAAGACAGACTGCCTACACTGCTAAAGGAATTTGCTAAGGTTCTATATTGCGTATCTGTACGGTCGTGACGCATTGTGCCAGCGTTGGCGAGTTGGTTGCTGGTTACTGTGGCTACGGTTGCCAAAATAGCTATTATTAGGCGGTTGGCTGGCATAGGAAAACTGTTTAGGGGATGGTAAGATGCTTTTTTTTATTGTTATCAGCCTAGCATTCTTTCCTTTCTTTCCTTTCTCGGCTATCTCCTCTTGGCGAAATCTTTAAAATTACTCTTGTTTTTTAAAGAAACATCTTCCCCCAGCCGCCACAAGGTAGGAGGTGGGTTTGTTTTTAATATCTCTCCCCCTCAGTATTTATTCCCCGCAGTCTCTTTTCCTTGGGAGGAAAGGCGGTTTGATTGCCAAAACAAGTAAAAGTACCTCCCAATCATCGACGATCAATCTTTGGGGAGATGTTGAGTTAAAAAAGCCGGCTATGGCGCTGTCGCGTCAGGCTACGCGAAAGTAAAGAACCGGCCTTTTCACCCTCAACAATTCCCCCCTTAAAACTGGAATTGTGACCGAATATGACCGATAAAAACCGTAGGGTTGTCATCAAAATTGTTTATATTGTTGATGACATAGAAAGCCGGGACAATAGAAACATTATCCGTGACTGGGAAATAATAACTCGCCTCAATATCAAACTGAGTGCCGCCATTTCCTCCCCCAGAAACTAAAAAGTTCCTGCCATCCAAAACATCAAACGGAACTAAAAACGAAAGCGTTGCTAATGCCCCCTGTTTTCCTAAATCAGGAAACGCCAAACCGGCCTGAATTGTTTGGGCATTCACATCGCCACCTTCCCTGTTACTCACCGGATCTAAATGCGTACTCGCATAATAATAGCGACCAAAAACCCCAAATCGTTTAGAAAGTAACCAATCAAAATTAACCCCAAACGTATCTGCCGTTGCATCCTTTAACCGGCCCCCAAAACCATCATCCGCCACGCCCAAAAGCGGCTGAAAGGAAATTTGACCGGCGCCATTTCGGTCAAGATTAGAACGCTGATAAAGCAAACGAATATTTGCCCGATCAGTAGGCTTAAATGTCAACTCCGCCGTAATAGTATTTGTCCCACCAAAAAACCCGACTTGCGGATTAGCAGCAGGGCGAGTTCCAGGTAAAAACTCAATATTTTCTGCTAAATAACCGGCCCGAAATTCCAACCGGGGAGCAATATTCCACTCCACCACAGCACCGGCACCGCGTTTTGTAGCACTTAAAAACGTGCTATTAATCGAGTTAAAACTGCCAGCCCCAGTCACCGGAGAAGTGAAAGCATTGTTATCAAAATGAATGTACCAGTTAAGCTGAGGGCCAACCGTTACTCGGAAATTATCACTAACAGGAAACGAGTAAAAAAGTGAGCGAATTACAAATTGATTGACATTCGTTCCCGAAGTTTGATCAAAAAACGGAGAGCCGGTATAATTAAACTGGCCGGCAGATACAAATTGATTGGCCGGTGAGGTGCCATTTCCGGCTGCAAGTTGCGTAAATAAACTATCCTTGCCGGTGAAAGATGTATTCAGATTCAACCACACCACACCACTCATCGTAGTTTCCGCATCGCCACCGCCAACAGTTCTCACCACCGGCTGATTTGTCAACGGATCTCGCACTGCCGTAAAAGCATCTATTCCTTCTGCTTTCACATTATCACGGGATCTCGCACCCGTAAAATTAAAAACCGCTAAACCAGTTAATTTTGTCGTCGTAGAAAATTGCGTTTCTTCTAATTGTCGGGTGCGAACCTCCAAACTATCAACCCGTCCTCGCAGCATCGCTAATTCTCTGGAAAATTCTTGCATCAACCGCTGCACATTCGCCAAGTCTTCTTGGGTTGCTAAATTATTTGGTTGGCTGCCAATTACTTCTGTGATTCTTTCTAAACAGGCATTTAAACCCGCTGCAAATTCATAGCGCGTCATAGCCCGATTGCCGCGAAATGTCCCATCAGGATATCCCGCTATACAGTTATAACGTTCCACCAAATTTTGCAAGGCTTGAAACGCCCAGTCAGTCGGTTGTACATCCGACAATTGCGAAACAGATGTCACCTGTGGGAACTCTGAATTATCTTCAGCAAAAGGAGTTATTTCCGCAGTTTGAGCATACGCCGGAACAGAAATTAACCCCAATGCAAACAAGGCTGGACTTACTGCAAGAAAATTGCTTAAAATTTTGTACATTGATAGATACAATCATTGTGCGAAGTGGAAAAGAGGAGGAGCGATCCTAGGGTGAAAAGAAATGCTACCTTGTAAAGATAATCATAAAAAGTAACAGAGATTACTAAAATGCAAAACTTCCTGAATTCTCTTCTCGGACGCCATCCAGAAACCATCAAAGCCAACGTAGAAATATACACTTGGCAAACCTGCCCCTATTGTATTCGGGCCAAATTATTACTTTGGTGGAAAGGCGTTAATTACACGGAATACAAAATTGATGGCGATGAAACTGCCAGAGCAAAAATGGCGGAACGCTCGAATGGCCGCCGATCTGTCCCCCAAATTTTTATTAATAATCAACATATTGGGGGCTGTGATGATATCTATCAGCTTGATAGTCAAGGACAACTTGACCCGCTTTTAACACAGCAACCGGCAACTTAAGAAAAAATCATTTCAAAAACTTCTCCCCTCTCACGGGGAGAGAAAGTCAGAAAAACCTTGCTAGGGGGTTAAGTTTTTCAACTTTGCACGAACAAATAAACCATGACTCTTGACGATCCAACCTATCAAAAACACCGCTACTGGATGAAACGAGCCCAGGAACTCGCCACAGATGCGGGGAACGAGGGTGAGGTGCCGGTGGGATGTGTGATCATTGATGGCCAAAACAACCTAATTGCCGAAGGCCAAAATCGCCGCGAACAAGATAAAGACCCCACAGCGCACGCGGAAATTTTAGCTCTCAGAAGGGCCGGTCAAACCTTAAACACCTGGCATCTCAACGACTGTACCCTTTACGTCACCCTTGAACCTTGCCCAATGTGTGCCGGTGCGATTATTCTTGCCCGACTTGGCCTTTTAGTTTATGCTGTCGATGATTTAAAAACCGGCTCAATTCGCAGCGTTGCCAACCTACCCGACAGTTCTGCCTCAAATCACCGTCTGCCGGTCATTGCCGGTATTTTAGAGACACCTTGCCGGCATGAGTTGCAAAGTTGGTTTAGCCGGCGCCGGCCCAAAAACTAATCCCCATACTAAAAACCAATATATGACGAAAGGACAATAACAAAAGTGTCCTTAGCCTCAAACCGAACAGCCACAAATCATTTTAAGGTAAGGTTAAGAATTTAAAGAAGCCCTAAAAAAAATAACAGTCCTTAATCTAACTCTTCCTATTTATACCACCATGCTACAGCTTAATTCTGAAGAAAAATCTGCCATTCAACCAACCGCAAACAAACCGGCGCCGGTTTCTCAAATTTCCCCTTGGTTAATGGCAATTGCTTATCCTCTGATGCGTTTTTTTGTTTTACCTCTTTATTTAGGACGCATTGAAGTCACCGGCCAAGAAAATATGCCAAAAGATGGGCCGGTGATTTTAGCCCCTACTCATCGCGCCCGCTGGGATGCTTTTATGGTTCCCTATGTGAGTGGCCGGCACATCACCGGTCGGGATTTACGCTTTATGGTGACATCGGATGAAGTAACCGGCATCCAAGGGTGGTTTATCCGCAGATTGGGTGGGTTTGCTGTTAATATCAAACACCCGGCAATTTCTAGTTTGCGTCATGGTGTGGAGTTGTTATTAAATCGCTGCATGATGGTAATTTTTCCAGAGGGGGGAGTTTTCCGAGATAACGAACTGCACCCCCTCAAAGCTGGATTGGCTCGCATTGCCATTCAAGCAGAAACAAATTCGCCTGGTTTAGGTGTGCAAATTGTTCCTATCAGTATCCGCTATGGTGATCCTTCGGTAAAATGGTTATCGGGGGTAAAGATTCATATTGGGAAGCCTTTAAAAGTTGCTGATTATTGTCAATCTCACAGCAAACAAAACGCACAGAAGTTAACTAATGATCTGCAAAAAAGTCTCGAAGAGTTAGATATTTTAAATGTTTT
Proteins encoded in this region:
- a CDS encoding 1-acyl-sn-glycerol-3-phosphate acyltransferase, producing MLQLNSEEKSAIQPTANKPAPVSQISPWLMAIAYPLMRFFVLPLYLGRIEVTGQENMPKDGPVILAPTHRARWDAFMVPYVSGRHITGRDLRFMVTSDEVTGIQGWFIRRLGGFAVNIKHPAISSLRHGVELLLNRCMMVIFPEGGVFRDNELHPLKAGLARIAIQAETNSPGLGVQIVPISIRYGDPSVKWLSGVKIHIGKPLKVADYCQSHSKQNAQKLTNDLQKSLEELDILNVF
- the tadA gene encoding tRNA adenosine(34) deaminase TadA → MTLDDPTYQKHRYWMKRAQELATDAGNEGEVPVGCVIIDGQNNLIAEGQNRREQDKDPTAHAEILALRRAGQTLNTWHLNDCTLYVTLEPCPMCAGAIILARLGLLVYAVDDLKTGSIRSVANLPDSSASNHRLPVIAGILETPCRHELQSWFSRRRPKN